Below is a window of Desmonostoc muscorum LEGE 12446 DNA.
GGTGGCTGGAATGAAGAAACCATTACCGATGACTTGGATTTAACAATCCGCTTACATTTGGAAAAATGGGATATTGAGTGTGTTTTCCATCCAGCAGTCCAAGAAGAAGGAGTGACAAAGGCAGTTGCACTCTGGCATCAGCGCAACCGTTGGGCAGAAGGCGGATATCAGCGCTACTTGGATTATTGGGATTTAATTCTCAAAAACCGCATGGGAGGGCGCAAAAGCTGGGACTTGCTGATTTTTATGCTGATTATGTATATTTTGCCCACAGCAGCAGTACCAGATTTATTAATGGCGATCGCTCGTCATCGTCCACCAATGTTAAGTCCCATCACAAGCTTGTCTGTCACTATGTCAATGGTGGGCATGTTTACCGGCTTAAGGCGGATACGTCAAGATCAGAAATTCTCATTTTCTACGTATTTTATCTTAGTTCTACAGACTATACGCGGCAGTTTATACATGTTGCATTGGCTAGTAGTCATGAGCAGTACTACCGCCCGGATGTCCGTCAGACCAAAGCGCCTGAAATGGGTGAAAACCTTGCATACGGGGAATGGGGAATAGGGACTGGGGACTGGGGACTGGGGACTGGGGATAAGGGAGATGAGGAAGTGTTGGGAGAATATAAAAAAGCTTCCCACACCTCCCAATACCTAGTCCCCAGTCCCCAATCCCCAATTTATTCGTCATCAACTTCTGATTCTTCTACCCATTCAGGTGTAGTCATGGAATCAGAAAATTCTGTTGAGTCATCTGTGAAGCGGATGACTTGACCGTTGAAAAATGTTGCTAAATGTTGAGCTGCGATCGCCACTTCATCCGGTTCCCAATTAGCTGGGGGTGCTTGGGTTGGTTGTGGAGGCAAAGTTTTTACCCCATTTCCATTCATCCCATTGCCATTCCTTGCTGGCGACTCGGTTTTGACTTGTGCGGTTGGTGTTGCTGGTGGTGGAGTAACTGGCTGTGGTGCTGGTGCTGGAGGCGAAATTTGCTGGTTGTAACTGGGAGTAGGTGGTTGCTGAGGGCGAGTAGAGTCTTTTGGTGCAGGATTATTTCTGGTTGAAGTAGGAGTTACAGAGGTTACTTGTTCTAGATTTACCTGAACTTCACACCCAAAAGTCTTATGGAAAGCTGCCTTTATCATCGGCAGATCAGATTTAAGTGTTTCATACCATTTAGAGCCTTTAACAGCAACACGCGCTACAGTCCCGTTAAACTCTATTAGCTGGCACATTTGCCCCAGTAAAGCTTGCCTGGAAGGCATCGGAAAATTAGCCCGTACCTGTTGCCAAACCTGGCCTAAGTCATACTGTGCCGCACCAACAACTTCTGAAGTTACTGGTTCAATGTCCACAGGTGGTACAGGAACAGCTACAGGTTCTGGAGTTGGTGATGAAACCGAGTTAGCAGCAGAATTGTGATTTGTTTGCCTATCATTTGGGGGAGATGATGTGATGGGCTGATTTTGGGCAGTTGTTTGATGATGGTTTGCAGGATTATGATTTGTTTGCCGTTCATCTGGGGAAGATGATGTGACGCGGTGATTTTGGGCACCTGCTAGATGATGGTTTGCTCCGTTGTGATTGGTTTGCCCATTAGTTAAAGGTACAGAAGAGACTGGATAATTTTGGGCAACTGCTGGAGGATAATTTGGAGATACAGCAGGCGTATTAACTTGGGGTTGGATACTTGGGGCTTGTGGCTGAATATTCGTTGCACTGGGTAACAAGCCTAATATTGTTACCTCCAACCACAAACGCGGCTGGGTGCTGTTTTTGATTTGCACTTCAGCTTCTCGCAGGTGTTTCTGTCCGGCTAAAATCATGCTCATGTGCCAGTTTTGGGCAAACTCCACCAGGGCTTTCCAAGTTTGCTGAGTACAAGCAACCAAATCATGGCGGTTGGGTGCTGTTCTGGCAATCAGTAAATCGCGGTAAAAACCGCCGAGATTTTGCAGAATAGTCAACGGTTCTCGACCACGATCTAAAATGTAGTGGGTACAGTCGAGAACTGCTTCTGGTTTATCTTGAGCGATCGCATTTAAAAGACCCAGTAAGTCTTGTTCGCTTACCGTCCCCACCAAATCCCAAACTTTATCCGGCGTCACTTCACCCGGTAATAAAGCCAATTGGTCAAGCAAACTTTCAGCATCCCGTAACCCCCCCTGAGCAAGTTGGGCTACCAAAGTAACAGCATCGGGTGAAATATGAATGTTTTCTTTAGAGGCGATCGCACTTAAATGCTTAACCATCGCCTCTAACTGAATACGTCTAAAATCAAACCGCTGACAACGTGAAATAATTGTCGGTAAAACCCGTTGTGGATCTGTTGTCGCCAATACAAAAACTACGTGCCTTGGTGGCTCTTCTAGTGTTTTTAATAACGCGTTAAATGCCTGATTACTGAGCATGTGGCAATTATGCACCAAAAGTCCATTTGCCACAAAGTTATGATTATCCGCCACTTCAATGTCATAAACTCGCTCAATCCCAGCGAGGTGAACAGATTCGACTGTTTCCAAACTTGTAATCCATTGATGGGATGGAATATGGATGTTTTTCCCAGTGAGACTTGATGCTGATAATTCCCCAGCGTTTTTTTTGTAACAAGTTTGGGATATCAAGTTTTTCGCCACACCGGCAGGCACACAAAGGTCGGAGTAATTCGGCTTGTTCAAGGATAGATTGTAAATCGTATGATTTTTGCCCAAATGTATTGCCTTTAAACTGGTGTCCCCTAACAAATCTCCGGGTACGTCCATCGATACCAAATTTGTAAATGAGGATGCCACACCCACATTCACAGGGGATAGTATCTTCACTCCTTCTTTTACGTCCTTTGCTGGTATCCATCCCTGGTTTGTCCTGATTAAATGATTATCCGTACATCTAATTTCTCGATTAGTTGTCTTGATAACCAGGGTTTGCCGTTTTCCTTGGTCTAACCACCTGACAACTTTCTTAAATTCCCACTTGCGTGATGAGTCGTTGTAACTCAGAACCTTCTTGTCTTTAATTTTAGGATCGTCAATTCTTTGAAGTCCCTCATCAGTCAAGACTAGAGAATCTCCGGTTAAGCATTCATCAATCACATAAACTTTATAGCGACACTGGACAGGAGCAAACTGAGCTTTCTCAATCAACTCGCGGATATTATCGACACCAGTGTTGCTGGCGGCATCGATTTCAATTACATCTAAGGAATAGCCTTTGGTGATTCCCTGGCAAACATC
It encodes the following:
- the dnaX gene encoding DNA polymerase III subunit gamma/tau codes for the protein MSYEPLHHKYRPQSFAQLVGQEAIATTLTNAIGTSKIAPAYLFTGPRGTGKTSSARILAKSLNCLKSDKPTAEPCGVCDVCQGITKGYSLDVIEIDAASNTGVDNIRELIEKAQFAPVQCRYKVYVIDECLTGDSLVLTDEGLQRIDDPKIKDKKVLSYNDSSRKWEFKKVVRWLDQGKRQTLVIKTTNREIRCTDNHLIRTNQGWIPAKDVKEGVKILSPVNVGVASSFTNLVSMDVPGDLLGDTSLKAIHLGKNHTIYNLSLNKPNYSDLCVPAGVAKNLISQTCYKKNAGELSASSLTGKNIHIPSHQWITSLETVESVHLAGIERVYDIEVADNHNFVANGLLVHNCHMLSNQAFNALLKTLEEPPRHVVFVLATTDPQRVLPTIISRCQRFDFRRIQLEAMVKHLSAIASKENIHISPDAVTLVAQLAQGGLRDAESLLDQLALLPGEVTPDKVWDLVGTVSEQDLLGLLNAIAQDKPEAVLDCTHYILDRGREPLTILQNLGGFYRDLLIARTAPNRHDLVACTQQTWKALVEFAQNWHMSMILAGQKHLREAEVQIKNSTQPRLWLEVTILGLLPSATNIQPQAPSIQPQVNTPAVSPNYPPAVAQNYPVSSVPLTNGQTNHNGANHHLAGAQNHRVTSSSPDERQTNHNPANHHQTTAQNQPITSSPPNDRQTNHNSAANSVSSPTPEPVAVPVPPVDIEPVTSEVVGAAQYDLGQVWQQVRANFPMPSRQALLGQMCQLIEFNGTVARVAVKGSKWYETLKSDLPMIKAAFHKTFGCEVQVNLEQVTSVTPTSTRNNPAPKDSTRPQQPPTPSYNQQISPPAPAPQPVTPPPATPTAQVKTESPARNGNGMNGNGVKTLPPQPTQAPPANWEPDEVAIAAQHLATFFNGQVIRFTDDSTEFSDSMTTPEWVEESEVDDE